Part of the Shewanella eurypsychrophilus genome is shown below.
TGTGAACAGCAAGTAAGTCACCCTCGAGAATGCCGATATCTTTCATGCTATCGCCACGCACCCGAAGGAGAAAGTCAGCACTGGGGCGGAACATAGCTGGATCAACTTGGTAATGTTGTTCGATATGTTCTTGAGCGAGAATAGGCTCTCCTGCTGCGACTTGACCTATCAAGGGTAAGCCTAACTCTTCCGGCTCCGCAGCTTGGGTTAATCGAATGCCACGTGAGGTGCCGGGAATTATCTCTATGCAGCCTTTCTTTGCTAATGCTTTTAAATGCTCTTCAGCCGCATTGGCACTCTTGAAACCTAAACGTTTAGCAATTTCAGCACGGGTTGGCGGCATACCAGTATCGGAAATATTACGCTTGATGAGCTCAAGGATTTCGGCTTGTCTTGGTGTCAAAGGTCTCATTATGAATCCTGTCTTTCTATACAGTTACTGTCAGTATATACAGTATTGTGACCAGTGCAAGGATTAACCAAGTTTTATCATAGTTTCAATATTTATGATTTAAGTTCAACAGTTAAGCTGGCCAGTATTTCTCTCGTTGAATTTGAGTCCTTAGCTAATATATTACTGACCATGACTTATAAGTGGCTTTTATTAATGACATTAGGGCTATCTCTGCTTTATCTGGTATTCTATACGGTTATTAAGATGGCTCACATTGCATAAGAAAATGTCTAAAAAAGATTCTCTTTGGTATAAATCATTACGTTGGATTCAAAAACAGTTGGT
Proteins encoded:
- the lexA gene encoding transcriptional repressor LexA; this encodes MRPLTPRQAEILELIKRNISDTGMPPTRAEIAKRLGFKSANAAEEHLKALAKKGCIEIIPGTSRGIRLTQAAEPEELGLPLIGQVAAGEPILAQEHIEQHYQVDPAMFRPSADFLLRVRGDSMKDIGILEGDLLAVHKIEQARNGQVVVARVEDDVTVKRFEKKGSMVYLHAENEEYSPIIIDLTSQSLTIEGLAVGVIRNGDWQ